The following are encoded in a window of uncultured Pseudomonas sp. genomic DNA:
- a CDS encoding DUF72 domain-containing protein: MLPYYLGCPSWSEPAWRGSLYPEGSRSREFLPLYGQAFNAVEGNTTFYAAPSVETVARWAEQMPAHLRFCAKLPREISHGGDLREQLSAAEGFRRLLAPLGARVAPFWLQLPASFGPQRLAELVSFIEPWQGAELAVELRHPAFFAKGEEERSLNRLLHERGIERICLDSRALFSCASSAPAVLHAQAKKPRLPLRPTAFSQSPQLRFIGHPELLANDPFMLPWLNKVAGWIEEGRAPYVFLHTSDNRLAPQLAQRFHQQLMLRLPGLRALPEWPSPPEVEQLALL; encoded by the coding sequence ATGTTGCCTTATTACCTCGGTTGCCCGTCATGGAGCGAGCCTGCTTGGCGCGGCTCGTTGTACCCGGAGGGCAGCCGCAGTCGCGAGTTTCTGCCGCTGTATGGCCAGGCGTTCAACGCCGTTGAGGGCAACACCACCTTCTATGCCGCGCCTTCCGTGGAAACGGTGGCGCGCTGGGCTGAGCAGATGCCGGCGCACCTGCGCTTTTGCGCCAAGTTACCGCGTGAGATCAGCCACGGCGGCGACTTGCGCGAGCAACTAAGTGCCGCCGAGGGCTTTCGCCGCTTATTGGCGCCTCTGGGGGCGCGGGTTGCGCCGTTCTGGTTGCAGTTGCCAGCCAGTTTCGGGCCGCAGCGTTTGGCCGAGCTGGTCAGCTTTATCGAGCCTTGGCAGGGGGCTGAATTGGCGGTTGAGCTGCGTCATCCGGCGTTTTTCGCCAAAGGCGAGGAAGAGCGCAGCCTCAATCGCCTGCTGCATGAACGCGGCATCGAACGTATTTGTCTGGATTCACGGGCGCTGTTCAGTTGTGCCTCCAGCGCGCCGGCGGTGCTGCATGCCCAGGCCAAGAAGCCGCGCCTGCCGCTGCGCCCCACGGCTTTTAGTCAGTCCCCGCAGTTGCGCTTTATCGGTCATCCGGAGTTGCTGGCCAATGACCCGTTTATGCTGCCTTGGCTGAACAAAGTAGCCGGCTGGATCGAAGAAGGGCGCGCGCCCTATGTGTTTCTCCACACCTCGGACAACCGCCTGGCACCGCAGCTGGCCCAGCGTTTTCATCAGCAGCTGATGCTGCGCCTCCCGGGGCTGCGGGCGTTGCCTGAGTGGCCGTCACCGCCTGAGGTTGAACAGTTGGCTTTGCTGTAG
- a CDS encoding class I SAM-dependent methyltransferase, with protein MSDERLLARICMQALAPHLAEAAAAWAQRLCLPLQGDGEFALQLGEGGLQLVELGPQAPGPVKVDFVEGAVAHRRLFGGGSGQMIAKAVGVQAGVRPRVLDATAGLGRDAFVLASLGCEMTLIERQPLIAALLEDGLARAALDREVAPIAARMQLLTGNAIELMRAWQGEPPQVIYLDPMFPHRDKSALVKKEMRLFRPFVGDDLDAPALLEAALELATHRVVVKRPRKAPLIEGAKPGYALEGKSSRYDIYPKKKLQAASE; from the coding sequence ATGAGTGATGAGCGGCTACTAGCCAGAATTTGTATGCAAGCCCTGGCCCCGCACCTGGCCGAGGCGGCGGCTGCCTGGGCGCAGCGTTTGTGCTTGCCGCTGCAGGGCGACGGTGAGTTCGCCCTGCAATTGGGCGAGGGCGGCCTGCAGTTGGTCGAGCTAGGCCCACAGGCACCCGGGCCGGTCAAAGTCGACTTTGTTGAGGGCGCAGTGGCGCATCGGCGCTTATTTGGTGGCGGCAGTGGGCAGATGATTGCCAAGGCAGTGGGCGTGCAGGCAGGAGTACGCCCGCGCGTGTTGGATGCTACCGCTGGCCTGGGGCGTGATGCCTTCGTGCTGGCCAGTTTGGGTTGCGAGATGACCTTGATTGAACGCCAGCCATTGATTGCCGCATTGCTGGAAGATGGTCTGGCCCGTGCGGCGCTGGATCGCGAGGTCGCGCCGATTGCCGCGCGGATGCAGTTGCTGACGGGCAATGCGATTGAGCTGATGCGCGCCTGGCAGGGCGAGCCGCCGCAGGTGATCTACCTCGACCCGATGTTCCCGCACCGCGACAAGAGCGCGCTGGTGAAAAAAGAGATGCGTCTGTTCCGCCCCTTTGTCGGCGATGACCTGGATGCTCCGGCGTTACTTGAGGCCGCGTTAGAACTCGCCACTCATCGGGTGGTGGTCAAGCGCCCGCGCAAGGCGCCGCTGATTGAGGGGGCTAAGCCCGGCTATGCCCTAGAAGGTAAATCCAGCCGGTACGACATCTACCCGAAGAAAAAGCTGCAAGCCGCAAGCGAGTAA
- a CDS encoding TetR/AcrR family transcriptional regulator, with product MPNNLLPTSGPGRPKDLAKRKAILEAAKTLFLSNGYDGSSMDAIAAEAGVSKLTVYSHFTDKEKLFAEAIKSKCEEQLPQLLFELNDNVPIEQLLLSIGRGFSELINSRESVELHRVMVSLAAQDSKLSKVFYAAGPERVLHGMADLLRQADLAGKLRVADPLSAADQFFCLIKGGVNFRLLIGCGEALQGAEAEAYVRDAVDVFLRAYRVEPRT from the coding sequence ATGCCAAACAACTTGTTGCCCACCAGCGGTCCCGGCCGCCCCAAAGACCTGGCCAAGCGCAAAGCCATTCTGGAAGCGGCGAAGACCCTGTTTCTCAGCAATGGTTATGACGGCAGCAGCATGGACGCGATTGCCGCCGAAGCCGGGGTTTCCAAGCTCACGGTGTACAGCCACTTCACCGACAAGGAGAAGTTGTTTGCCGAGGCAATTAAATCCAAATGCGAGGAGCAACTGCCGCAGCTGTTGTTCGAGCTGAACGATAACGTGCCAATCGAACAGCTGCTGCTGAGCATTGGTCGCGGGTTCAGCGAGCTGATTAACAGCCGTGAGTCGGTGGAGCTGCACCGGGTGATGGTGAGCTTGGCCGCGCAGGATTCGAAGCTCTCAAAGGTGTTCTACGCGGCAGGTCCGGAGCGCGTGCTGCATGGCATGGCAGACTTGCTGCGCCAAGCTGACCTGGCCGGCAAGCTGCGCGTAGCCGATCCTCTGAGCGCGGCGGATCAGTTCTTCTGCCTGATCAAGGGCGGGGTTAACTTTCGCCTGCTAATCGGCTGCGGCGAAGCCCTGCAAGGCGCCGAAGCCGAAGCCTATGTGCGCGACGCGGTAGACGTATTCCTGCGCGCCTACCGCGTTGAACCGCGCACTTAG
- a CDS encoding efflux RND transporter periplasmic adaptor subunit has protein sequence MFRHALSVALPASLILLLAACGNGEPAAVAVRPAMVVQPQLAGELVDAYPGEVRARLEPELAFRIGGKVSKRLVDVGAQVKKDQPLAELDPQDVRLQLEAIRAQLTAAEANLQLVRAERDRYKTLLARNLVSRSQYDNAENTYRSGEARVKQVRAEFNVANNQAGYAVLRASQNGVVARRMVEVGQVVAAGQTVFTLAADGEREVMINLPEQAFERFKVGQEVAVELWSQPDQRFPGRIREISPSADPQSRTFAARVAFTEGKVPAELGQSARVFIAHNGEVPLAVPLSALTAEQGQPYVWVVDPKDSTLKRTHVRIGAYGENSVPILEGLKASDWVVAAGGQVLREGQQVRPVDRDNRVIQLTAKE, from the coding sequence ATGTTTCGTCATGCCCTGTCTGTTGCTCTGCCTGCCAGTCTTATTCTGTTGCTTGCTGCCTGTGGCAATGGCGAACCCGCTGCGGTTGCCGTGCGCCCGGCCATGGTGGTGCAGCCGCAGCTGGCCGGTGAGTTGGTGGATGCCTATCCTGGTGAAGTGCGCGCGCGCCTGGAGCCGGAGTTGGCCTTCCGTATCGGTGGCAAGGTGAGCAAGCGCCTGGTCGATGTCGGCGCGCAGGTGAAGAAGGATCAGCCCCTGGCCGAGCTGGATCCGCAAGACGTGCGCTTGCAGCTGGAGGCCATCCGCGCCCAACTGACAGCGGCCGAGGCCAACCTGCAGCTGGTGCGTGCCGAACGTGATCGCTACAAAACCTTGTTGGCGCGCAACCTGGTCAGCCGCTCGCAGTATGACAATGCGGAAAATACCTATCGCTCCGGTGAGGCACGGGTCAAGCAGGTGCGCGCCGAGTTCAACGTGGCCAACAACCAGGCCGGTTATGCCGTGCTGCGCGCCTCGCAGAATGGTGTGGTCGCACGGCGCATGGTCGAGGTCGGGCAAGTGGTGGCGGCCGGGCAAACGGTGTTCACCTTGGCGGCTGATGGCGAGCGGGAAGTAATGATCAACCTGCCGGAGCAAGCCTTCGAGCGCTTCAAGGTCGGCCAGGAGGTCGCGGTCGAGCTCTGGTCACAGCCGGATCAGCGCTTCCCCGGGCGTATTCGTGAAATCTCGCCATCGGCCGACCCGCAGTCGCGCACCTTCGCCGCCCGTGTGGCGTTTACCGAAGGCAAGGTGCCGGCCGAACTCGGCCAGAGTGCCCGCGTGTTTATCGCCCATAACGGCGAAGTGCCGCTGGCGGTGCCACTGTCGGCGCTGACCGCCGAGCAGGGCCAGCCCTACGTCTGGGTCGTCGACCCGAAAGACTCCACGCTGAAGCGCACCCACGTACGCATCGGTGCCTACGGTGAGAACAGCGTACCGATACTCGAAGGTTTAAAGGCCAGCGACTGGGTCGTGGCGGCTGGTGGCCAGGTGCTGCGTGAAGGCCAGCAGGTGCGCCCGGTTGACCGTGACAACCGTGTTATCCAGCTCACGGCCAAGGAGTAA
- a CDS encoding efflux RND transporter permease subunit, whose amino-acid sequence MDFNLSAWALRNRQIVLYLMLLLAVVGALSYTKLGQSEDPPFTFKAMVVRTNWPGASAEEVAQQVTERIEKKLMETGEYDKIISFSRPGESQVTFVARDSMRSVDIPELFYQVRKKVSDIRHTLPQGIQGPFYNDEFGTTFGNIYALTGEGFDYAVLKDYADRVQLQLQRVKDVGKVDLLGLQDEKVWIELSNTKLATLGLPLAAVQQALEEQNSVAAAGFFETSSDRIQLRVTGRFESVDDIRNFPIRVADRTFRISDVAEVKRGFNDPPAPRMRYMGEDAIGLAVSMKPGGDILVLGEALEGEFARLQETLPAGMQLNKVSDQPAAVKTGVGEFVRVLTEAVIIVLLVSFFSLGIRTGLVVALSIPLVLAMTFAAMYYLGIGLHKISLGALVLALGLMVDDAIIAVEMMAIKMEQGYDRIKAASYAWTSTAFPMLTGTLITAAGFLPIATAQSGTGEYTRSIFQVVTIALLVSWIAAVVFVPYLGAKLLPDLAKLHAAKHGASAGVHDPYGTPFYQRVRRAVEWCVRRRKTVIMLTIALFVGSILLFRFVPQQFFPASGRLELMVDLKLSEGSSLAATEEQAKRFEALLKGHEGIDNYVAYVGTGSPRFYLPLDQQLPAASFAQFVVLAKSIEEREQIRSWLIDVLHDEFPTLRTRISRLENGPPVGYPVQFRVSGEHIDEVRQLARQVAGKVRENPHVANVHLDWEEPSKVVRLNIDQERARALGVSTADLSRFLQSSLTGSSVSQYREGNELIEILLRGTLSERKELSLLPSLAVPTDNARSVPLSQVATLEYGFEEGIIWHRNRLPTVTVRADVYGKEQPASLVKQILPTLEPVRAQLPDGYQLDVGGTVEDSSRGQKSVNAGIPLFIVVVLTLLMLQLKSFSRSAMVFLTAPLGLIGVTLFLLLFRQPFGFVAMLGTIALSGMIMRNSVILVDQIEQDIAAGMDRWRAIIEATVRRFRPIVLTALAAVLAMIPLSRSVFFGPMAVAIMGGLIVATALTLLFLPALYAAWFRVKEVERQPG is encoded by the coding sequence ATGGATTTCAACCTGTCCGCCTGGGCGCTGCGCAACCGCCAAATCGTGCTGTATCTCATGCTGCTGCTGGCCGTGGTCGGCGCGCTGTCCTACACCAAGCTGGGCCAAAGCGAAGACCCGCCCTTTACCTTCAAGGCCATGGTGGTGCGCACCAACTGGCCAGGGGCGAGCGCCGAAGAGGTGGCCCAGCAGGTCACCGAGCGCATTGAAAAGAAACTGATGGAGACCGGCGAGTACGACAAAATCATCTCGTTCTCGCGTCCTGGCGAGTCCCAGGTCACCTTCGTGGCCCGCGACTCCATGCGCTCGGTGGATATTCCCGAGCTGTTCTATCAGGTGCGCAAGAAGGTCAGCGATATTCGCCACACCTTGCCACAGGGCATTCAGGGGCCGTTTTATAACGATGAGTTCGGCACCACCTTCGGCAATATCTATGCGCTGACCGGAGAAGGCTTCGACTACGCCGTGCTCAAGGACTATGCCGACCGTGTCCAGCTGCAACTGCAGCGGGTCAAGGACGTGGGCAAGGTCGACCTGCTCGGTCTGCAGGATGAGAAGGTCTGGATCGAGCTGTCCAATACCAAACTGGCCACCCTTGGCCTGCCGCTCGCCGCTGTGCAGCAGGCGCTGGAAGAGCAGAACTCGGTGGCGGCCGCTGGTTTTTTTGAAACCAGTTCAGACCGTATCCAGCTGCGGGTGACGGGGCGCTTTGAGTCGGTCGATGACATTCGCAACTTTCCTATCCGGGTCGCCGATCGCACCTTCCGTATCTCCGATGTGGCTGAGGTCAAGCGTGGCTTCAATGATCCCCCCGCGCCGCGCATGCGCTACATGGGCGAAGATGCCATTGGTCTGGCCGTGTCGATGAAGCCCGGCGGCGACATTCTGGTGCTCGGCGAGGCCCTGGAGGGGGAGTTCGCCCGCTTGCAGGAAACCCTGCCGGCCGGCATGCAGCTGAACAAAGTCTCCGACCAGCCCGCCGCGGTTAAAACCGGCGTGGGCGAGTTTGTCCGGGTGCTCACCGAAGCGGTGATCATCGTGCTGCTGGTGAGTTTCTTCTCCCTCGGCATCCGCACGGGCCTGGTGGTCGCCCTGTCTATTCCGCTGGTGCTGGCGATGACTTTTGCCGCCATGTACTACCTCGGTATTGGCCTGCACAAAATTTCCCTCGGCGCGCTGGTGCTGGCGTTGGGCTTGATGGTCGATGACGCGATCATTGCCGTGGAGATGATGGCGATCAAAATGGAGCAGGGCTATGACCGCATCAAAGCGGCCAGTTATGCCTGGACCAGCACCGCCTTTCCCATGCTTACCGGCACCTTGATCACTGCGGCTGGCTTTTTGCCGATTGCCACCGCGCAGTCCGGCACCGGCGAATACACCCGCTCGATCTTCCAGGTGGTGACCATTGCCCTGCTGGTCTCATGGATCGCCGCCGTGGTCTTCGTGCCGTACCTGGGTGCCAAGCTGTTACCCGATCTGGCCAAGCTGCACGCCGCCAAACATGGCGCCAGTGCGGGCGTTCACGACCCTTACGGCACGCCGTTTTATCAGCGTGTGCGCCGGGCGGTCGAGTGGTGCGTACGCCGGCGCAAGACGGTGATCATGCTGACCATTGCGCTGTTCGTCGGCTCGATCCTGTTGTTCCGCTTTGTGCCACAACAGTTCTTCCCGGCCTCTGGTCGTCTGGAGCTGATGGTCGATCTCAAACTCAGCGAGGGCTCATCACTGGCCGCCACTGAAGAGCAGGCCAAGCGCTTTGAGGCGCTGCTCAAAGGTCACGAAGGCATCGATAACTACGTGGCCTATGTCGGCACTGGTTCACCGCGTTTCTATCTGCCGCTGGATCAGCAATTGCCAGCCGCCAGCTTTGCCCAGTTTGTGGTACTGGCGAAAAGTATCGAAGAGCGCGAACAGATTCGTAGCTGGCTGATCGATGTATTGCACGATGAATTCCCGACCCTGCGCACGCGTATTTCGCGCCTGGAAAATGGCCCGCCAGTGGGCTATCCGGTGCAGTTCCGGGTGTCCGGCGAGCATATTGATGAAGTGCGTCAACTGGCGCGTCAGGTGGCCGGTAAGGTGCGCGAGAACCCGCATGTGGCCAACGTGCACCTGGATTGGGAAGAGCCGAGCAAGGTCGTGCGTCTGAACATCGACCAAGAGCGCGCCCGCGCCCTGGGTGTGAGCACCGCCGACCTGTCGCGCTTTCTGCAAAGCTCGCTGACCGGCTCGTCGGTCAGTCAGTACCGTGAGGGCAACGAACTGATCGAAATCCTCCTGCGCGGTACCTTGAGCGAGCGCAAGGAACTGAGCCTGCTGCCAAGCCTGGCGGTGCCGACCGACAATGCTCGCAGCGTGCCGCTGTCGCAAGTGGCCACTCTGGAATATGGTTTTGAGGAAGGCATCATCTGGCACCGCAATCGCCTGCCAACCGTCACCGTGCGTGCTGATGTGTACGGCAAGGAGCAGCCGGCTAGCCTGGTCAAACAAATCTTGCCGACCCTCGAGCCGGTGCGTGCGCAACTGCCGGACGGCTACCAGCTGGATGTCGGCGGCACGGTGGAAGACTCCAGCCGTGGGCAGAAGTCGGTAAACGCCGGCATACCGCTGTTTATCGTGGTGGTGCTGACTTTGCTGATGCTGCAGCTGAAGAGCTTTTCGCGCTCGGCGATGGTGTTCCTCACCGCGCCGCTGGGGCTGATCGGCGTCACGTTGTTTCTGCTGCTCTTCCGTCAGCCGTTCGGTTTTGTGGCCATGCTCGGCACCATCGCTCTGTCGGGGATGATCATGCGCAACTCGGTGATTCTGGTCGACCAGATCGAGCAGGACATTGCCGCCGGCATGGACCGCTGGCGCGCAATTATCGAAGCCACTGTGCGGCGTTTCCGGCCCATCGTGCTGACCGCTTTGGCGGCCGTATTGGCGATGATCCCGCTGTCGCGCAGCGTGTTCTTCGGGCCAATGGCCGTGGCCATTATGGGTGGCCTGATCGTTGCCACAGCGTTGACCCTGCTGTTCCTGCCGGCACTGTATGCGGCGTGGTTCCGGGTCAAGGAAGTGGAGCGTCAGCCGGGCTGA
- a CDS encoding sodium:solute symporter family protein — MLIWFVVLYLLVTVGIGFYASTRVHNTRDFASGGRSMGFPIVAAMVFATWFGSEAVLGIPATFLEEGFAGIVEDPFGSFGCLFLVGLIIARPLYRMNLLTIGDYFKKRFGPQVELIISLVIVLSYLGWIAAQLIALGLVFNVISDGSISTTQGMFLGTFIVLLYTLFGGMWSIALTDFFQMIVIVVGLIYLVWLFSDMAGGADLVISKAASEGKFTFMNAFEPKDIVAFIGAAVTMMLGSIPQQDVYQRVMSAKSENIAARASMTGAVFYLGFCMLPIFLVYAASMIDPALVEKWLAEDSQMILPLLILDKTPLFAQIMFFGALLSAIMSTASGTLLAPSVTLTENVLKRFLPVLTDKQYLLLMRCIIFVCAVATLAFALYSDASIYEMVGNAYKVTLVAAVVPLFAGLFWKRATTQGALVAIAFGLVSWIYLELTWSEAAFWPPQLAGLLFSMAGMLIGTLLPQWSRNQNDVLVAQAE; from the coding sequence ATGCTGATTTGGTTCGTTGTGCTCTATCTACTGGTGACTGTTGGCATCGGTTTCTACGCCTCCACTCGCGTCCATAACACCCGTGATTTCGCCTCGGGTGGACGTAGCATGGGCTTCCCCATCGTCGCGGCCATGGTGTTTGCCACCTGGTTTGGCTCCGAGGCTGTGCTGGGCATCCCCGCGACTTTTCTTGAAGAAGGCTTTGCCGGCATTGTCGAAGACCCGTTCGGCTCGTTCGGCTGCCTGTTTCTAGTCGGCCTGATCATCGCGCGGCCGCTGTACCGAATGAACCTGCTGACCATCGGTGACTACTTCAAGAAACGCTTCGGGCCGCAGGTCGAACTGATCATCAGCCTGGTCATCGTGCTGTCCTACCTGGGTTGGATCGCCGCGCAACTGATCGCCCTCGGCCTGGTGTTCAACGTCATCTCCGACGGCAGCATCAGCACCACTCAAGGCATGTTCCTCGGCACCTTTATCGTGCTGCTGTACACCCTGTTTGGCGGCATGTGGTCGATTGCCCTGACTGACTTCTTCCAGATGATCGTTATCGTCGTCGGCCTGATCTACCTGGTTTGGCTGTTCAGCGACATGGCCGGTGGCGCCGACCTGGTCATCAGCAAAGCCGCCAGCGAAGGCAAGTTCACCTTTATGAACGCCTTCGAGCCCAAGGATATCGTCGCCTTTATCGGCGCTGCGGTAACCATGATGCTCGGCTCCATCCCCCAGCAGGACGTGTACCAGCGGGTGATGTCGGCCAAGAGCGAGAACATCGCCGCACGCGCTTCGATGACCGGCGCGGTGTTCTACCTGGGCTTCTGCATGCTGCCGATCTTTCTGGTTTACGCCGCCTCGATGATCGACCCGGCGCTGGTCGAGAAGTGGCTGGCTGAAGATTCGCAGATGATCCTGCCACTGCTGATCCTTGATAAAACCCCGCTGTTCGCCCAGATCATGTTCTTCGGTGCGTTGCTCTCGGCGATCATGTCCACCGCGTCTGGCACCTTGCTGGCCCCCTCGGTGACTCTGACTGAGAACGTGCTCAAGCGCTTTTTGCCGGTGCTCACTGACAAGCAGTACCTGCTGCTGATGCGCTGCATCATCTTTGTGTGCGCGGTGGCGACCCTGGCGTTTGCCCTGTATTCAGACGCGAGCATCTACGAGATGGTCGGTAACGCCTACAAGGTGACGCTGGTGGCGGCTGTGGTGCCGTTGTTCGCCGGACTGTTCTGGAAGCGTGCGACCACTCAGGGCGCGTTGGTTGCCATCGCTTTTGGCCTGGTGTCGTGGATCTATCTGGAACTGACCTGGAGTGAAGCAGCGTTCTGGCCGCCGCAGCTGGCGGGCCTGCTGTTCAGCATGGCCGGTATGCTGATCGGCACGCTGCTGCCGCAGTGGAGCCGCAACCAGAATGATGTGCTGGTGGCGCAGGCCGAATAA
- a CDS encoding DUF4197 domain-containing protein: MLRLMSLAAGLALSGSVFALSLADLSQSDASGGLKDALTQGAKVAVQQLGKPGGFSNNPDVRIELPGNLGKAARTMKMMGMGAQVDQLEASMNKAAEAAVPQAQALLVDSVKKMTVQDAKSILSGPQDSATQYLNKTSREQIRAKFLPIVKQATDQVGLAQQYNSFAGQAASFGVIDAKSANIESYVTEQALDGLFSMIAEQEASIRQNPAGAATSLAKKVFGAL; the protein is encoded by the coding sequence ATGCTTCGTTTAATGTCCCTGGCCGCCGGCCTTGCTCTTTCCGGTAGTGTCTTCGCCCTGTCCCTGGCCGACCTGAGCCAAAGCGACGCCAGCGGCGGCCTCAAAGACGCCCTCACCCAAGGCGCTAAAGTGGCCGTGCAGCAACTGGGCAAGCCCGGCGGTTTCAGCAATAACCCGGACGTGCGCATCGAGCTGCCGGGCAACCTCGGCAAGGCCGCAAGAACCATGAAAATGATGGGCATGGGCGCGCAAGTCGATCAGCTTGAAGCGAGCATGAACAAAGCCGCCGAAGCCGCCGTGCCGCAAGCCCAGGCGCTGCTGGTGGATTCGGTGAAGAAAATGACCGTTCAAGACGCCAAAAGCATCCTCAGCGGCCCGCAAGATTCCGCCACCCAATACCTCAACAAAACCAGCCGCGAACAGATCCGCGCCAAGTTCCTGCCCATCGTCAAACAAGCCACCGACCAGGTCGGCCTGGCCCAGCAATACAACAGCTTCGCCGGCCAAGCCGCGAGCTTCGGCGTGATCGACGCGAAAAGCGCGAATATCGAGAGTTATGTCACCGAACAAGCACTGGACGGCCTGTTCAGCATGATCGCCGAGCAAGAAGCCAGCATCCGCCAGAACCCGGCTGGTGCCGCGACTAGCTTGGCGAAGAAGGTGTTTGGGGCATTGTAA
- a CDS encoding methyl-accepting chemotaxis protein, with amino-acid sequence MALVPVRLSQRLTLGSILLLILTALAVFAVMALRGQPRVVAASGELIEQTGGAIVRQLALQLSGIEGVTASLAHLSEVLPLDEALYLNTLPNVINNQGDKAIAGGGVWPEPNAFTDGVARRSFFWARGGDGRLAYSDDYNAADGPGYQNDAWYTGARNSKAGRCLWSEAYQDAVTGVPMVTCSVPYQLGGRFAGVATLDLLLDDLSRFLTEQGKVTDGYAFALDQAGNVLHFPGIAGAKGSAMLKFADLAQQQSWLKPIQAALASSSVGTISNLDLEHDEQLKQASRVSLFVMPDTGWVIGLVTPFERVTGLAWALTWDILLFLIPLLAILLALAWLAGRKLIAQLEETTAQIDSLGRGSASRDVQLSVEREDEIGALRHAVNRYAGQLRTMLQRIADEADHLQAEAAQLGSLSSTLAGRAEQQRQENTQLAAAITEMSSSAQEVAHNTNDCATTAQNSLSVVQDGQQKVASNSAAIQTLSAEMAEAALAIGRLEKDSQQVGVVLDVIKAISEQTNLLALNAAIEAARAGEQGRGFAVVADEVRTLAGRTQNSANEISTMISSLQQTSRQAVKAMQAGEARTEHAVGEAEGAASALSSTVQSFDDISQRAQQIAVAAQQQSHVTQEINELAVRIHSISEENARDAQALDEVSTAMQALSSRLIDLSRS; translated from the coding sequence ATGGCTTTGGTGCCAGTTCGTTTGTCGCAGCGTTTGACCTTGGGCAGTATTCTGTTGCTGATCCTGACCGCCCTGGCGGTTTTTGCCGTAATGGCGCTGCGCGGTCAGCCGCGTGTGGTGGCCGCCAGCGGTGAGTTGATTGAGCAAACGGGCGGTGCAATCGTGCGTCAGCTGGCGTTGCAGCTGTCCGGGATTGAAGGAGTGACCGCGAGCTTAGCGCACCTCTCCGAAGTGTTGCCGCTGGATGAAGCGCTGTACCTCAATACGCTGCCCAATGTGATTAATAACCAGGGTGATAAAGCCATCGCCGGTGGCGGTGTTTGGCCTGAGCCGAATGCCTTTACCGACGGTGTCGCGCGCCGCAGCTTCTTCTGGGCGCGCGGTGGCGATGGGCGGCTGGCTTACTCGGATGACTACAACGCTGCCGATGGCCCTGGCTATCAAAACGATGCGTGGTACACCGGGGCGCGTAACAGTAAGGCCGGTCGCTGCTTGTGGTCAGAGGCTTATCAGGATGCCGTGACCGGCGTGCCGATGGTCACGTGCAGCGTGCCTTATCAGCTGGGCGGCCGCTTTGCCGGTGTGGCTACTCTGGATCTGCTGCTGGACGATCTGTCGCGTTTTCTCACCGAGCAAGGCAAGGTTACTGATGGCTATGCGTTTGCCCTCGATCAGGCAGGCAATGTGCTGCATTTCCCCGGTATAGCCGGTGCCAAAGGCAGCGCGATGCTCAAGTTTGCTGATTTGGCGCAGCAGCAAAGCTGGCTGAAACCTATTCAGGCGGCGCTCGCGAGCAGCAGTGTGGGAACCATTAGCAACCTGGACCTGGAACACGACGAGCAGCTCAAGCAGGCCAGTCGCGTCAGCCTGTTTGTTATGCCTGACACCGGTTGGGTGATCGGTCTGGTGACGCCCTTTGAGCGCGTGACCGGCCTGGCCTGGGCGCTAACCTGGGACATTTTGCTGTTTCTGATTCCGTTGTTGGCCATTTTGCTGGCGTTGGCCTGGTTGGCTGGGCGCAAACTGATTGCTCAGCTGGAAGAAACCACCGCGCAGATCGATTCCCTAGGCCGTGGTTCGGCCAGCCGCGATGTGCAGTTGAGCGTAGAGCGTGAGGATGAGATCGGCGCGTTGCGCCATGCGGTCAATCGCTATGCCGGGCAGTTGCGCACGATGCTTCAGCGCATTGCTGACGAGGCCGACCATCTGCAGGCAGAAGCGGCTCAGCTGGGCAGTCTGAGCAGCACCTTAGCTGGGCGCGCCGAGCAGCAGCGTCAGGAGAACACCCAGTTGGCGGCGGCGATTACCGAGATGTCTTCCAGTGCTCAGGAAGTGGCGCATAACACCAACGACTGCGCGACTACCGCGCAGAACTCCTTGTCGGTGGTGCAGGACGGTCAGCAGAAGGTGGCCTCCAACAGTGCCGCTATTCAGACGCTGTCCGCCGAGATGGCTGAGGCCGCTTTGGCGATTGGCCGCTTAGAGAAGGACAGCCAGCAAGTTGGCGTGGTGCTGGATGTGATCAAGGCGATTTCTGAGCAGACTAATTTGCTGGCTTTGAATGCTGCGATTGAAGCGGCGCGGGCCGGTGAACAGGGCCGTGGTTTTGCGGTGGTCGCCGATGAGGTGCGCACCCTGGCTGGGCGAACGCAGAACTCGGCGAATGAGATCAGCACCATGATCAGCTCCCTGCAGCAGACCTCACGTCAGGCCGTGAAAGCCATGCAGGCCGGTGAAGCGCGTACTGAGCATGCCGTGGGTGAGGCCGAAGGGGCCGCATCGGCACTGTCCAGTACGGTGCAGAGTTTTGATGATATTTCTCAGCGCGCCCAGCAGATCGCCGTTGCAGCACAACAGCAAAGCCACGTCACCCAAGAGATCAACGAGTTGGCCGTGCGTATCCACAGCATCAGCGAAGAAAATGCTCGCGATGCGCAGGCACTGGATGAAGTCAGTACTGCGATGCAGGCATTGTCATCCCGCTTGATTGACCTGAGCCGCAGTTAG